From one Felis catus isolate Fca126 chromosome E2, F.catus_Fca126_mat1.0, whole genome shotgun sequence genomic stretch:
- the LOC102899712 gene encoding inactive serine/threonine-protein kinase TEX14-like isoform X1, which translates to MPSPRSRFPVELGSVRDPEAQVGQLHRLAVAGGPGWGLTRLLRRVVQVDGENSAGQTGLFLSALLGHSSAVQLLLTFGANPNHRCLDGSTPVHAGAFSGRRPVVLHLLRAGGDLRLRDQQGRTPRDWAEQGGARQSREVLELLELCRARVAALVHGGALAASASLGQLQARSVHHLCGSLWLPRLLRADGAPRQEQTRRPPQIPALGFGQLSSLWPLGLLTGIPLADPKELLPAQGEPDRTYESSSRTLMANLLWRGHPVTARQLKVPGTQPDVLLADLQHCSTLHHPNMLLLMALSPSADLSGLCLLFEPVWLGSLHVVLHPRGPSQEGPRTVPGLPPGHLLLQVLEALLFLQARWRAHGGLSSHAVQLVRPGLAKVGSLEHGRPLHRCWPPPRPQQGYPRGGPGPGLPPPPELYPWLPLELICGDVPAATSDLYSFCILAQEVFTGELPWAGRKGPEVKAKLEAGESPALDPLVPAPYQALVQAGLGLGPADRWGSLQSTRYLLREAMAQDSTPEVSSRKHWPTRYLSSQGSPPETLYCEVAPRAKTIPRPVPPVMPLGPSPCQAPETPETPGHSRVQRGTAWDSGSSLTLGSLSPSPSFYPGFSPAARVSLHRCLEPSSTVPSPELIKGDLFSSLQKMDLLEEVIAELQGGCQLGDKPSLDPTPDTRS; encoded by the exons ATGCCCTCCCCGCGCTCTCGATTCCCCGTGGAGCTGGGCTCTGTTAGGGATCCAGAGGCCCAGGTGGGACAACTGCATCGCCTGGCTGTAGCtgggggcccaggctggggcctCACGCGGCTCCTGCGCAGAG TTGTCCAGGTCGATGGTGAGAACTCCGCTGGGCAGACGGGGCTCTTCCTTTCGGCGCTGCTGGGCCACAGCTCTGCCGTGCAGCTCCTGCTGACCTTCGGCGCCAACCCTAACCA CCGCTGCCTCGATGGCAGCACGCCTGTGCACGCAGGTGCCTTCTCGGGCCGCCGCCCGGTGGTGCTGCACCTGTTGCGGGCAGGGGGTGACCTGCGTCTACGTGACCAGCAGGGTCGCACGCCTCGGGACTGGGCAGAGCAGGGTGGTGCCAGGCAGAGCCGGGAG GTGCTGGAGCTGCTAGAGCTATGCCGAGCCCGCGTAGCAGCACTGGTGCATGGCGGTGCGTTGGCAGCCAGTGCGTCCCTGGGCCAGCTGCAGGCCCGCTCTGTACACCACCTGTGTGGCTCCCTGTGGTTGCCGCGGCTGCTGCGTGCGGACGG GGCACCGAGGCAGGAGCAGACCAGAAGACCCCCCCAAATCCCAGCCTTGGGGTTTGGCCAG CTGAGCAGCCTGTGGCCACTGGGGCTGCTGACGGGCATACCCCTCGCGGACCCCAAGGAGCTGCTGCCAGCCCAGGGCGAGCCCGACCGCACCTACGAGAGCAGCTCCCGCACCCTCATGGCCAA CCTCCTGTGGAGGGGCCACCCTGTGACAGCTCGGCAGCTGAAGGTACCGGGAACTCAGCCTGATGTGCTGTTGGCCGACCTTCAACACTGCag CACCCTGCACCACCCCAACATGTTGCTGCTGATGGCACTGAGCCCCTCGGCGGACCTGTCAGGACTGTGCCTCCTCTTCGAACCCGTGTGGCTGGGCTCCCTGCACGTGGTGCTGCACCCACGGGGACCGAGTCAGGAAGGGCCCCGCACTGTGCCAGGCCTGCCGCCCGGCCACCTGCTGCTGCAGGTGCTGGAGGCCCTGCTGTTCCTGCAGGCCCGCTGGCGTGCTCATGGCGGCCTTAGCTCTCATGCCGTGCAGCTGGTACGGCCAGGCCTGGCCAAGGTGGGCAGCCTGGAGCACGGGCGCCCACTGCACCGATGCTGGCCGCCGCCCAG GCCACAGCAGGGCTACCCCCGgggaggcccaggcccagggctaCCCCCGCCTCCTGAACTGTACCCATGGCTGCCACTTGAGCTCATCTGCGGTGACGTGCCTGCCGCCACCTCAGATCTCTACAGCTTCTGCATCCTGGCCCAGGAGGTCTTCACCG GAGAGCTGCCCTGGGCTGGGAGAAAGGGGCCTGAGGTGAAGGCTAAATTGGAGGCAGGTGAGAGCCCGGCCCTGGATCCCCTGGTACCAGCCCCCTACCAGGCCCTGGTTCAGGCTGGGCTGGGCCTAGGGCCCGCTGACCGCTGGGGCAGCCTGCAGAGTACTCGATACCTGCTGCGAGAGGCCATGGCCCAG GACTCCACTCCTGAGGTGAGCTCCCGGAAGCATTGGCCCACACGGTACCTTTCATCCCAGGGTTCCCCACCAG AGACACTGTACTGTGAGGTGGCTCCCAGAGCCAAGACTATACCCAGGCCTGTGCCCCCTGTGATGCCCCTAGGCCCCTCCCCATGCCAG GCCCCGGAGACTCCTGAGACCCCAGGCCACAGCAGAGTCCAGAGGGGCACAGCCTGGGACTCAGGCAGCAGCTTGACTCTAGGCAgcctgagccccagccccagcttctACCCAGGCTTCAGCCCCGCAGCCAGGGTCAGCCTGCACCGCTGCCTGGAGCCCAGCTCAACA GTGCCCAGTCCCGAGCTGATCAAAGGAGATCTCTTCTCCAGCCTGCAGAA GATGGACCTGCTGGAGGAGGTCATAGCAGAGCTGCAAGGTGGATGCCAACTCGGAGACAAGCCCAGCCTCGACCCCACTCCTGACACACGTTCTTAG
- the LOC102899712 gene encoding inactive serine/threonine-protein kinase TEX14-like isoform X3, whose protein sequence is MPSPRSRFPVELGSVRDPEAQVGQLHRLAVAGGPGWGLTRLLRRVVQVDGENSAGQTGLFLSALLGHSSAVQLLLTFGANPNHRCLDGSTPVHAGAFSGRRPVVLHLLRAGGDLRLRDQQGRTPRDWAEQGGARQSREVLELLELCRARVAALVHGGALAASASLGQLQARSVHHLCGSLWLPRLLRADGAPRQEQTRRPPQIPALGFGQLSSLWPLGLLTGIPLADPKELLPAQGEPDRTYESSSRTLMANLLWRGHPVTARQLKVPGTQPDVLLADLQHCSTLHHPNMLLLMALSPSADLSGLCLLFEPVWLGSLHVVLHPRGPSQEGPRTVPGLPPGHLLLQVLEALLFLQARWRAHGGLSSHAVQLVRPGLAKVGSLEHGRPLHRCWPPPRPQQGYPRGGPGPGLPPPPELYPWLPLELICGDVPAATSDLYSFCILAQEVFTGELPWAGRKGPEVKAKLEAGESPALDPLVPAPYQALVQAGLGLGPADRWGSLQSTRYLLREAMAQDSTPEVSSRKHWPTRYLSSQGSPPGAQSRADQRRSLLQPAEDGPAGGGHSRAARWMPTRRQAQPRPHS, encoded by the exons ATGCCCTCCCCGCGCTCTCGATTCCCCGTGGAGCTGGGCTCTGTTAGGGATCCAGAGGCCCAGGTGGGACAACTGCATCGCCTGGCTGTAGCtgggggcccaggctggggcctCACGCGGCTCCTGCGCAGAG TTGTCCAGGTCGATGGTGAGAACTCCGCTGGGCAGACGGGGCTCTTCCTTTCGGCGCTGCTGGGCCACAGCTCTGCCGTGCAGCTCCTGCTGACCTTCGGCGCCAACCCTAACCA CCGCTGCCTCGATGGCAGCACGCCTGTGCACGCAGGTGCCTTCTCGGGCCGCCGCCCGGTGGTGCTGCACCTGTTGCGGGCAGGGGGTGACCTGCGTCTACGTGACCAGCAGGGTCGCACGCCTCGGGACTGGGCAGAGCAGGGTGGTGCCAGGCAGAGCCGGGAG GTGCTGGAGCTGCTAGAGCTATGCCGAGCCCGCGTAGCAGCACTGGTGCATGGCGGTGCGTTGGCAGCCAGTGCGTCCCTGGGCCAGCTGCAGGCCCGCTCTGTACACCACCTGTGTGGCTCCCTGTGGTTGCCGCGGCTGCTGCGTGCGGACGG GGCACCGAGGCAGGAGCAGACCAGAAGACCCCCCCAAATCCCAGCCTTGGGGTTTGGCCAG CTGAGCAGCCTGTGGCCACTGGGGCTGCTGACGGGCATACCCCTCGCGGACCCCAAGGAGCTGCTGCCAGCCCAGGGCGAGCCCGACCGCACCTACGAGAGCAGCTCCCGCACCCTCATGGCCAA CCTCCTGTGGAGGGGCCACCCTGTGACAGCTCGGCAGCTGAAGGTACCGGGAACTCAGCCTGATGTGCTGTTGGCCGACCTTCAACACTGCag CACCCTGCACCACCCCAACATGTTGCTGCTGATGGCACTGAGCCCCTCGGCGGACCTGTCAGGACTGTGCCTCCTCTTCGAACCCGTGTGGCTGGGCTCCCTGCACGTGGTGCTGCACCCACGGGGACCGAGTCAGGAAGGGCCCCGCACTGTGCCAGGCCTGCCGCCCGGCCACCTGCTGCTGCAGGTGCTGGAGGCCCTGCTGTTCCTGCAGGCCCGCTGGCGTGCTCATGGCGGCCTTAGCTCTCATGCCGTGCAGCTGGTACGGCCAGGCCTGGCCAAGGTGGGCAGCCTGGAGCACGGGCGCCCACTGCACCGATGCTGGCCGCCGCCCAG GCCACAGCAGGGCTACCCCCGgggaggcccaggcccagggctaCCCCCGCCTCCTGAACTGTACCCATGGCTGCCACTTGAGCTCATCTGCGGTGACGTGCCTGCCGCCACCTCAGATCTCTACAGCTTCTGCATCCTGGCCCAGGAGGTCTTCACCG GAGAGCTGCCCTGGGCTGGGAGAAAGGGGCCTGAGGTGAAGGCTAAATTGGAGGCAGGTGAGAGCCCGGCCCTGGATCCCCTGGTACCAGCCCCCTACCAGGCCCTGGTTCAGGCTGGGCTGGGCCTAGGGCCCGCTGACCGCTGGGGCAGCCTGCAGAGTACTCGATACCTGCTGCGAGAGGCCATGGCCCAG GACTCCACTCCTGAGGTGAGCTCCCGGAAGCATTGGCCCACACGGTACCTTTCATCCCAGGGTTCCCCACCAG GTGCCCAGTCCCGAGCTGATCAAAGGAGATCTCTTCTCCAGCCTGCAGAA GATGGACCTGCTGGAGGAGGTCATAGCAGAGCTGCAAGGTGGATGCCAACTCGGAGACAAGCCCAGCCTCGACCCCACTCCTGA
- the LOC102899712 gene encoding inactive serine/threonine-protein kinase TEX14-like isoform X4, with amino-acid sequence MPSPRSRFPVELGSVRDPEAQVGQLHRLAVAGGPGWGLTRLLRRVVQVDGENSAGQTGLFLSALLGHSSAVQLLLTFGANPNQAPRQEQTRRPPQIPALGFGQLSSLWPLGLLTGIPLADPKELLPAQGEPDRTYESSSRTLMANLLWRGHPVTARQLKVPGTQPDVLLADLQHCSTLHHPNMLLLMALSPSADLSGLCLLFEPVWLGSLHVVLHPRGPSQEGPRTVPGLPPGHLLLQVLEALLFLQARWRAHGGLSSHAVQLVRPGLAKVGSLEHGRPLHRCWPPPRPQQGYPRGGPGPGLPPPPELYPWLPLELICGDVPAATSDLYSFCILAQEVFTGELPWAGRKGPEVKAKLEAGESPALDPLVPAPYQALVQAGLGLGPADRWGSLQSTRYLLREAMAQDSTPEVSSRKHWPTRYLSSQGSPPETLYCEVAPRAKTIPRPVPPVMPLGPSPCQAPETPETPGHSRVQRGTAWDSGSSLTLGSLSPSPSFYPGFSPAARVSLHRCLEPSSTVPSPELIKGDLFSSLQKMDLLEEVIAELQGGCQLGDKPSLDPTPDTRS; translated from the exons ATGCCCTCCCCGCGCTCTCGATTCCCCGTGGAGCTGGGCTCTGTTAGGGATCCAGAGGCCCAGGTGGGACAACTGCATCGCCTGGCTGTAGCtgggggcccaggctggggcctCACGCGGCTCCTGCGCAGAG TTGTCCAGGTCGATGGTGAGAACTCCGCTGGGCAGACGGGGCTCTTCCTTTCGGCGCTGCTGGGCCACAGCTCTGCCGTGCAGCTCCTGCTGACCTTCGGCGCCAACCCTAACCA GGCACCGAGGCAGGAGCAGACCAGAAGACCCCCCCAAATCCCAGCCTTGGGGTTTGGCCAG CTGAGCAGCCTGTGGCCACTGGGGCTGCTGACGGGCATACCCCTCGCGGACCCCAAGGAGCTGCTGCCAGCCCAGGGCGAGCCCGACCGCACCTACGAGAGCAGCTCCCGCACCCTCATGGCCAA CCTCCTGTGGAGGGGCCACCCTGTGACAGCTCGGCAGCTGAAGGTACCGGGAACTCAGCCTGATGTGCTGTTGGCCGACCTTCAACACTGCag CACCCTGCACCACCCCAACATGTTGCTGCTGATGGCACTGAGCCCCTCGGCGGACCTGTCAGGACTGTGCCTCCTCTTCGAACCCGTGTGGCTGGGCTCCCTGCACGTGGTGCTGCACCCACGGGGACCGAGTCAGGAAGGGCCCCGCACTGTGCCAGGCCTGCCGCCCGGCCACCTGCTGCTGCAGGTGCTGGAGGCCCTGCTGTTCCTGCAGGCCCGCTGGCGTGCTCATGGCGGCCTTAGCTCTCATGCCGTGCAGCTGGTACGGCCAGGCCTGGCCAAGGTGGGCAGCCTGGAGCACGGGCGCCCACTGCACCGATGCTGGCCGCCGCCCAG GCCACAGCAGGGCTACCCCCGgggaggcccaggcccagggctaCCCCCGCCTCCTGAACTGTACCCATGGCTGCCACTTGAGCTCATCTGCGGTGACGTGCCTGCCGCCACCTCAGATCTCTACAGCTTCTGCATCCTGGCCCAGGAGGTCTTCACCG GAGAGCTGCCCTGGGCTGGGAGAAAGGGGCCTGAGGTGAAGGCTAAATTGGAGGCAGGTGAGAGCCCGGCCCTGGATCCCCTGGTACCAGCCCCCTACCAGGCCCTGGTTCAGGCTGGGCTGGGCCTAGGGCCCGCTGACCGCTGGGGCAGCCTGCAGAGTACTCGATACCTGCTGCGAGAGGCCATGGCCCAG GACTCCACTCCTGAGGTGAGCTCCCGGAAGCATTGGCCCACACGGTACCTTTCATCCCAGGGTTCCCCACCAG AGACACTGTACTGTGAGGTGGCTCCCAGAGCCAAGACTATACCCAGGCCTGTGCCCCCTGTGATGCCCCTAGGCCCCTCCCCATGCCAG GCCCCGGAGACTCCTGAGACCCCAGGCCACAGCAGAGTCCAGAGGGGCACAGCCTGGGACTCAGGCAGCAGCTTGACTCTAGGCAgcctgagccccagccccagcttctACCCAGGCTTCAGCCCCGCAGCCAGGGTCAGCCTGCACCGCTGCCTGGAGCCCAGCTCAACA GTGCCCAGTCCCGAGCTGATCAAAGGAGATCTCTTCTCCAGCCTGCAGAA GATGGACCTGCTGGAGGAGGTCATAGCAGAGCTGCAAGGTGGATGCCAACTCGGAGACAAGCCCAGCCTCGACCCCACTCCTGACACACGTTCTTAG
- the LOC102899712 gene encoding inactive serine/threonine-protein kinase TEX14-like isoform X5 translates to MPSPRSRFPVELGSVRDPEAQVGQLHRLAVAGGPGWGLTRLLRRVVQVDGENSAGQTGLFLSALLGHSSAVQLLLTFGANPNHRCLDGSTPVHAGAFSGRRPVVLHLLRAGGDLRLRDQQGRTPRDWAEQGGARQSREVLELLELCRARVAALVHGGALAASASLGQLQARSVHHLCGSLWLPRLLRADGAPRQEQTRRPPQIPALGFGQLSSLWPLGLLTGIPLADPKELLPAQGEPDRTYESSSRTLMANLLWRGHPVTARQLKVPGTQPDVLLADLQHCSTLHHPNMLLLMALSPSADLSGLCLLFEPVWLGSLHVVLHPRGPSQEGPRTVPGLPPGHLLLQVLEALLFLQARWRAHGGLSSHAVQLVRPGLAKVGSLEHGRPLHRCWPPPRPQQGYPRGGPGPGLPPPPELYPWLPLELICGDVPAATSDLYSFCILAQEVFTGELPWAGRKGPEVKAKLEAGESPALDPLVPAPYQALVQAGLGLGPADRWGSLQSTRYLLREAMAQDSTPEVSSRKHWPTRYLSSQGSPPGPGDS, encoded by the exons ATGCCCTCCCCGCGCTCTCGATTCCCCGTGGAGCTGGGCTCTGTTAGGGATCCAGAGGCCCAGGTGGGACAACTGCATCGCCTGGCTGTAGCtgggggcccaggctggggcctCACGCGGCTCCTGCGCAGAG TTGTCCAGGTCGATGGTGAGAACTCCGCTGGGCAGACGGGGCTCTTCCTTTCGGCGCTGCTGGGCCACAGCTCTGCCGTGCAGCTCCTGCTGACCTTCGGCGCCAACCCTAACCA CCGCTGCCTCGATGGCAGCACGCCTGTGCACGCAGGTGCCTTCTCGGGCCGCCGCCCGGTGGTGCTGCACCTGTTGCGGGCAGGGGGTGACCTGCGTCTACGTGACCAGCAGGGTCGCACGCCTCGGGACTGGGCAGAGCAGGGTGGTGCCAGGCAGAGCCGGGAG GTGCTGGAGCTGCTAGAGCTATGCCGAGCCCGCGTAGCAGCACTGGTGCATGGCGGTGCGTTGGCAGCCAGTGCGTCCCTGGGCCAGCTGCAGGCCCGCTCTGTACACCACCTGTGTGGCTCCCTGTGGTTGCCGCGGCTGCTGCGTGCGGACGG GGCACCGAGGCAGGAGCAGACCAGAAGACCCCCCCAAATCCCAGCCTTGGGGTTTGGCCAG CTGAGCAGCCTGTGGCCACTGGGGCTGCTGACGGGCATACCCCTCGCGGACCCCAAGGAGCTGCTGCCAGCCCAGGGCGAGCCCGACCGCACCTACGAGAGCAGCTCCCGCACCCTCATGGCCAA CCTCCTGTGGAGGGGCCACCCTGTGACAGCTCGGCAGCTGAAGGTACCGGGAACTCAGCCTGATGTGCTGTTGGCCGACCTTCAACACTGCag CACCCTGCACCACCCCAACATGTTGCTGCTGATGGCACTGAGCCCCTCGGCGGACCTGTCAGGACTGTGCCTCCTCTTCGAACCCGTGTGGCTGGGCTCCCTGCACGTGGTGCTGCACCCACGGGGACCGAGTCAGGAAGGGCCCCGCACTGTGCCAGGCCTGCCGCCCGGCCACCTGCTGCTGCAGGTGCTGGAGGCCCTGCTGTTCCTGCAGGCCCGCTGGCGTGCTCATGGCGGCCTTAGCTCTCATGCCGTGCAGCTGGTACGGCCAGGCCTGGCCAAGGTGGGCAGCCTGGAGCACGGGCGCCCACTGCACCGATGCTGGCCGCCGCCCAG GCCACAGCAGGGCTACCCCCGgggaggcccaggcccagggctaCCCCCGCCTCCTGAACTGTACCCATGGCTGCCACTTGAGCTCATCTGCGGTGACGTGCCTGCCGCCACCTCAGATCTCTACAGCTTCTGCATCCTGGCCCAGGAGGTCTTCACCG GAGAGCTGCCCTGGGCTGGGAGAAAGGGGCCTGAGGTGAAGGCTAAATTGGAGGCAGGTGAGAGCCCGGCCCTGGATCCCCTGGTACCAGCCCCCTACCAGGCCCTGGTTCAGGCTGGGCTGGGCCTAGGGCCCGCTGACCGCTGGGGCAGCCTGCAGAGTACTCGATACCTGCTGCGAGAGGCCATGGCCCAG GACTCCACTCCTGAGGTGAGCTCCCGGAAGCATTGGCCCACACGGTACCTTTCATCCCAGGGTTCCCCACCAG GCCCCGGAGACTCCTGA
- the LOC102899712 gene encoding inactive serine/threonine-protein kinase TEX14-like isoform X2, whose amino-acid sequence MPSPRSRFPVELGSVRDPEAQVGQLHRLAVAGGPGWGLTRLLRRVVQVDGENSAGQTGLFLSALLGHSSAVQLLLTFGANPNHRCLDGSTPVHAGAFSGRRPVVLHLLRAGGDLRLRDQQGRTPRDWAEQGGARQSREVLELLELCRARVAALVHGGALAASASLGQLQARSVHHLCGSLWLPRLLRADGAPRQEQTRRPPQIPALGFGQLSSLWPLGLLTGIPLADPKELLPAQGEPDRTYESSSRTLMANLLWRGHPVTARQLKVPGTQPDVLLADLQHCSTLHHPNMLLLMALSPSADLSGLCLLFEPVWLGSLHVVLHPRGPSQEGPRTVPGLPPGHLLLQVLEALLFLQARWRAHGGLSSHAVQLVRPGLAKVGSLEHGRPLHRCWPPPRPQQGYPRGGPGPGLPPPPELYPWLPLELICGDVPAATSDLYSFCILAQEVFTGELPWAGRKGPEVKAKLEAGESPALDPLVPAPYQALVQAGLGLGPADRWGSLQSTRYLLREAMAQDSTPEVSSRKHWPTRYLSSQGSPPETLYCEVAPRAKTIPRPVPPVMPLGPSPCQAPETPETPGHSRVQRGTAWDSGSSLTLGSLSPSPSFYPGFSPAARVSLHRCLEPSSTDGPAGGGHSRAARWMPTRRQAQPRPHS is encoded by the exons ATGCCCTCCCCGCGCTCTCGATTCCCCGTGGAGCTGGGCTCTGTTAGGGATCCAGAGGCCCAGGTGGGACAACTGCATCGCCTGGCTGTAGCtgggggcccaggctggggcctCACGCGGCTCCTGCGCAGAG TTGTCCAGGTCGATGGTGAGAACTCCGCTGGGCAGACGGGGCTCTTCCTTTCGGCGCTGCTGGGCCACAGCTCTGCCGTGCAGCTCCTGCTGACCTTCGGCGCCAACCCTAACCA CCGCTGCCTCGATGGCAGCACGCCTGTGCACGCAGGTGCCTTCTCGGGCCGCCGCCCGGTGGTGCTGCACCTGTTGCGGGCAGGGGGTGACCTGCGTCTACGTGACCAGCAGGGTCGCACGCCTCGGGACTGGGCAGAGCAGGGTGGTGCCAGGCAGAGCCGGGAG GTGCTGGAGCTGCTAGAGCTATGCCGAGCCCGCGTAGCAGCACTGGTGCATGGCGGTGCGTTGGCAGCCAGTGCGTCCCTGGGCCAGCTGCAGGCCCGCTCTGTACACCACCTGTGTGGCTCCCTGTGGTTGCCGCGGCTGCTGCGTGCGGACGG GGCACCGAGGCAGGAGCAGACCAGAAGACCCCCCCAAATCCCAGCCTTGGGGTTTGGCCAG CTGAGCAGCCTGTGGCCACTGGGGCTGCTGACGGGCATACCCCTCGCGGACCCCAAGGAGCTGCTGCCAGCCCAGGGCGAGCCCGACCGCACCTACGAGAGCAGCTCCCGCACCCTCATGGCCAA CCTCCTGTGGAGGGGCCACCCTGTGACAGCTCGGCAGCTGAAGGTACCGGGAACTCAGCCTGATGTGCTGTTGGCCGACCTTCAACACTGCag CACCCTGCACCACCCCAACATGTTGCTGCTGATGGCACTGAGCCCCTCGGCGGACCTGTCAGGACTGTGCCTCCTCTTCGAACCCGTGTGGCTGGGCTCCCTGCACGTGGTGCTGCACCCACGGGGACCGAGTCAGGAAGGGCCCCGCACTGTGCCAGGCCTGCCGCCCGGCCACCTGCTGCTGCAGGTGCTGGAGGCCCTGCTGTTCCTGCAGGCCCGCTGGCGTGCTCATGGCGGCCTTAGCTCTCATGCCGTGCAGCTGGTACGGCCAGGCCTGGCCAAGGTGGGCAGCCTGGAGCACGGGCGCCCACTGCACCGATGCTGGCCGCCGCCCAG GCCACAGCAGGGCTACCCCCGgggaggcccaggcccagggctaCCCCCGCCTCCTGAACTGTACCCATGGCTGCCACTTGAGCTCATCTGCGGTGACGTGCCTGCCGCCACCTCAGATCTCTACAGCTTCTGCATCCTGGCCCAGGAGGTCTTCACCG GAGAGCTGCCCTGGGCTGGGAGAAAGGGGCCTGAGGTGAAGGCTAAATTGGAGGCAGGTGAGAGCCCGGCCCTGGATCCCCTGGTACCAGCCCCCTACCAGGCCCTGGTTCAGGCTGGGCTGGGCCTAGGGCCCGCTGACCGCTGGGGCAGCCTGCAGAGTACTCGATACCTGCTGCGAGAGGCCATGGCCCAG GACTCCACTCCTGAGGTGAGCTCCCGGAAGCATTGGCCCACACGGTACCTTTCATCCCAGGGTTCCCCACCAG AGACACTGTACTGTGAGGTGGCTCCCAGAGCCAAGACTATACCCAGGCCTGTGCCCCCTGTGATGCCCCTAGGCCCCTCCCCATGCCAG GCCCCGGAGACTCCTGAGACCCCAGGCCACAGCAGAGTCCAGAGGGGCACAGCCTGGGACTCAGGCAGCAGCTTGACTCTAGGCAgcctgagccccagccccagcttctACCCAGGCTTCAGCCCCGCAGCCAGGGTCAGCCTGCACCGCTGCCTGGAGCCCAGCTCAACA GATGGACCTGCTGGAGGAGGTCATAGCAGAGCTGCAAGGTGGATGCCAACTCGGAGACAAGCCCAGCCTCGACCCCACTCCTGA